A section of the Castanea sativa cultivar Marrone di Chiusa Pesio chromosome 12, ASM4071231v1 genome encodes:
- the LOC142619770 gene encoding TMV resistance protein N-like codes for MSTQGASLLSSSSSSSKRWIYDVFLSFRGEDTRNSFTDHLYAALQRSGISTFRDNEKLERGKSIAPELLKAIEESRFAIVILSRNYASSTWCLDELAKIIQCMKEMKMTVLPIFYKVDPSDVRNQKGTFAQAFAKHEKRLKGNTEKVQTWRAALSEVANLCGWHSQDRPEAEVIEDVVKVILNKLSYTLFIETKELVGITSRVEKLMSHLAIESNGVRVIGIRGIGGMGKTTLARVVYKMISNQFEACSFISNVREVYEKCGILQLQQTLLNDLLNLRDVKVKDVDDGVFMIKNRLRHKKILLVLDDVNELDHLNKLVAKHDWLGPGSRVIITTRDVHVLMSYKVHDIYEARGLSNEEALILFNSKAFNEEHPPEDYLGLCQAFVDYANGLPLAIEVLGSFLYKRSSYEWKSELDRLKEFPKRKILDVLQISFDGLQQTEKEIFLHIACFLNYRNQETIIAILDCLELYPEIGLRVLADKSLIKYQGNQLWMHDLIQEMGRDIVRKECPKDQPEKRSRLWLYKDIDSVLTKNTGTKAIQGIVLTLPELKQAHWDPSSFSKMHRLKFLIIENVHLMYDLKHLPNDLRFLDWGGYTSKSLPASFQPNELIELHMCYSNIGRLWKGTKSCEMLKFIELKGSLKLFETPDFTKIPILEKLVLEDCINLCEIHPSIGVHKKLILLNLKGCKNLKSLPRKFEMESLEILILSKCSNLKRIPEFGENMEHVTKLYLDGTTITKLPTSIGNLTGVASLNARDCKNLMSLPSTLFNMKSLKYLNLSGCSKLENLGNVESVDMIGTLKNIAFGWFQLLPFYPMSRSSESKSLLLSSLFGLSSLRELNLSNCSLKEIPNDIGSLFSLKDLYLTGNNFGCLPESIAQLSNLNDLRVDNCANLQSFPTLPLNIGYIAGFGCSSLETVPDLLRPNSSFEPKLLLSNCSKLTGNQRFIDLFFSVIKKSTQGLSPNYRGERYDVVFPGSEIPEWFSHQCMGNEVNIMEPFSHLCNDWIGIAVCIVFCPLPHHQIPYDPVFYKFSANGKDMSFGLSISDRFVAVSDHIWLSYVLPQHFSENGEESLWEYDANGFRGIGIKIHKSDSSLVKKCGLRVVYKKDIEDLNRNVVQCSNNSIIPYEGLKESLNLWPMLNIVRSEVSTRNVVKS; via the exons ATGAGTACTCAAGGAGCCTCACTATTGTcatcgtcttcttcttcttcaaaacgGTGGATATATGACGTTTTCCTTAGTTTTAGAGGCGAGGACACACGCAATAGTTTTACTGACCATCTATATGCTGCTTTGCAACGTTCGGGTATTTCTACCTTTAGAGACAATGAAAAACTTGAGAGAGGAAAATCTATTGCACCAGAACTCTTGAAAGCAATAGAAGAATCGAGATTTGCTATTGTTATTCTCTCAAGAAACTATGCATCTTCGACATGGTGCTTGGATGAACTTGCAAAGATCATTCAATGCATGAAAGAGATGAAAATGACCGTTCTACCAATATTTTATAAGGTGGACCCATCTGATGTACGAAATCAGAAGGGAACTTTTGCACAAGCTTTTGCTAAGCATGAAAAACGTTTGAAGGGGAACACAGAGAAGGTGCAAACTTGGCGAGCCGCTTTGAGTGAAGTGGCCAATCTCTGCGGGTGGCATTCACAAGATAG GCCGGAGGCAGAAGTTATTGAAGACGttgtaaaagtgatattaaataaactaagttATACACTTTTCATAGAAACCAAGGAACTAGTAGGAATAACTTCCAGAGTTGAGAAATTAATGTCACATTTAGCTATAGAGTCAAATGGTGTTCGCGTTATAGGAATTAGGGGGATAGGAGGAATGGGTAAAACAACTCTAGCAAGAGTTGTTTACAAAATGATTTCCAATCAATTTGAAGCATGTAGCTTTATTTCTAATGTCAGAGaagtttatgaaaaatgtgGCATACTTCAGTTACAACAAACACTTTTGAATGATCTTTTAAATCTTAGAGACGTAAAAGTAAAAGATGTTGATGATGGAGTTTTCATGATCAAGAATAGGTTACGTCACAAAAAgattcttcttgttcttgatgaTGTAAATGAATTAGACCACTTGAATAAATTAGTTGCGAAGCATGATTGGTTAGGCCCAGGTAGTAGAGTTATCATAACAACAAGAGATGTGCATGTGCTGATGTCATATAAAGTACATGATATATATGAGGCTAGAGGATTGAGTAATGAGGAAgctcttattctttttaattcGAAAGCTTTTAATGAAGAGCATCCACCTGAAGATTATCTAGGGTTGTGCCAAGCCTTTGTAGATTACGCTAATGGTCTTCCTTTAGCCATTGAGGTTTTAGGTTCCTTTTTGTACAAGAGAAGTTCGTATGAATGGAAAAGTGAATTGGATAGGCTTAAAGAATTTcctaaaagaaaaattcttgatgtacttcaaataagttttgatgGACTACAACAAACAGAAAAGGAAATTTTCTTGCATATTGCATGTTTCTTGAATTATAGAAATCAAGAAACTATTATAGCAATATTAGATTGTCTTGAGCTTTACCCCGAAATTGGATTAAGGGTTCTTGCTGATAAATCTCTTATTAAGTATCAAGGCAATCAATTGTGGATGCATGATTTAATCCAAGAAATGGGTCGAGATATAGTCCGTAAAGAGTGCCCAAAAGACCAACCTGAAAAGCGTAGTAGATTGTGGTTATACAAAGATATTGACAGTGTGTTAACAAAAAATACG GGAACAAAAGCAATTCAAGGCATAGTCTTAACTTTACCCGAGTTGAAACAAGCACATTGGGATCCTAGTTCCTTTTCAAAGATGCATCGTTTGAAATTCCTCATAATTGAAAATGTTCACCTCATGTATGATCTCAAACATCTTCCTAATGACTTAAGATTTCTTGATTGGGGTGGGTACACTTCAAAATCTTTGCCAGCAAGTTTTCAACCAAATGAGTTGATTGAACTTCACATGTGCTATAGCAACATTGGAAGACTTTGGAAAGGGACAAAG TCTTGTGAGATGTTGAAATTCATCGAATTGAAGGGGTCTCTAAAATTGTTTGAAACCCCTGACTTCACTAAAATCCCAATTCTTGAGAAATTGGTCCTTGaagattgtataaatttatgtGAGATACATCCATCAATCGGAGTTCACAAAAAGCTTATTCTTCTTAATCTAAAAGGTTGCAAAAACCTGAAAAGTCTCCCAAGAAAGTTTGAAATGGAGTCTCTTGAAATCCTTATTCTTTCTAAAtgctcaaatttaaaaagaattcCAGAATTTGGGGAGAACATGGAACATGTAACAAAGCTTTACTTGGATGGCACTACTATTACAAAACTACCCACATCAATTGGGAATTTGACTGGTGTTGCTTCATTGAATGCAAGAGATTGCAAAAATCTTATGTCTCTTCCTAGCACCCTTTTTAACATGAAGTCGCTTAAATATCTCAATCTTTCCGGATGCTCAAAACTAGAGAACTTGGGGAATGTTGAAAGTGTGGATATGATCGGAACTTTAAAAAACATAGCTTTTGGCTGGTTTCAGCTCCTCCCTTTTTATCCAATGTCGAGAAGTTCCGAATCCAAGAGCTTGCTATTGTCTTCTCTATTTGGTTTGTCTTCTTTGAGGGAATTGAATTTAAGTAATTGCAGTCTCAAGGAAATCCCCAATGATATTGGCAGCTTATTCTCTTTAAAAGATTTATATCTAACTGGAAATAATTTTGGTTGCCTTCCGGAAAGCATCGCTCAACTATCTAATCTGAATGATTTGAGGGTGGATAATTGCGCGAATCTTCAATCCTTTCCAACGCTTCCTTTAAATATAGGTTATATTGCTGGATTTGGTTGCTCCTCATTGGAAACGGTACCAGATCTGTTGAGACCAAATTCTTCATTTGAGCCAAAACTCTTACTTTCAAATTGCAGCAAACTGACTGGCAATCAACGATTCATTGACTTGTTTTTTTCAGTGATTAAAAAGTCCactcag GGACTCTCTCCTAACTATCGTGGGGAAAGATATGATGTTGTTTTTCCTGGAAGTGAAATTCCAGAGTGGTTTAGCCATCAATGTATGGGGAATGAAGTGAATATAATGGAACCTTTTTCTCATTTGTGTAATGATTGGATTGGAATTGCTGTTTGCATTGTATTTTGTCCTCTTCCACATCATCAAATTCCTTACGACCCAGTTTTCTACAAATTTAGTGCCAATGGAAAAGATATGTCTTTTGGTCTAAGCATTAGCGATAGATTTGTTGCTGTATCGGATCATATTTGGCTGTCGTATGTGCTTCCTCAACACTTCTCGGAGAACGGTGAAGAATCATTGTGGGAATATGATGCTAATGGATTCCGTGGGATTGGAATTAAAATTCACAAAAGTGATTCAAGCTTGGTGAAGAAATGCGGGTTGCGTGTGGTATACAAGAAAGACATTGAAGATCTCAACCGTAATGTAGTTCAGTGTAGCAACAACAGCATCATTCCTTATGAGGGCTTGAAAGAGTCCCTGAATTTATGGCCCATGTTAAATATTGTGAGGAGTGAAGTCAGTACAAGGAATGTGGTGAAGAGCTAA